Proteins encoded by one window of Sphaerodactylus townsendi isolate TG3544 linkage group LG04, MPM_Stown_v2.3, whole genome shotgun sequence:
- the FOXL3 gene encoding forkhead box L3, which produces MFDNTQYPYNCFNYDGDDYPTCSSDEEKKFTRPAYSYIALIAMAIQQSPSNKVTLSGIYDFIMKKFPYYRTNQRAWQNSIRHNLSLNSCFVKVPRTEGNEKGKGNYWSFASGCESMLDLFENGNYRRRRRRRNVKREARGKRSSGEKNGPPVFSSADSGLSGISRPSSGKMEPQSKALEPGEFFPNVVASQESLNSSSVGKSDSEIKFSIDYILSAPDPLPVLRSPYHVQDNKFPFLDSPHISLQFWTM; this is translated from the exons ATGTTTGACAACACGCAATATCCCTACAACTGCTTTAACTATGATGGGGACGATTATCCGACGTGCAGCTCAGATGAAGAGAAGAAATTCACCAGACCAGCATACAG CTATATTGCTTTAATCGCAATGGCCATTCAGCAGAGCCCGTCCAACAAAGTGACGCTTTCGGGCATTTACGACTTCATCATGAAGAAATTCCCGTACTACAGAACCAACCAGCGAGCGTGGCAGAACTCGATCCGGCACAACCTTTCTCTGAACAGTTGCTTCGTTAAG GTTCCACGGACAGAAGGCAacgaaaaggggaaagggaattaCTGGAGCTTCGCGTCGGGCTGCGAGTCAATGCTGGACCTCTTCGAAAATGGGAATTACAGGAGGCGGCGACGGAGGAGAAACGTCAAGCGAGAAGCCAGAGGGAAAAGGTCGTCTGGGGAGAAGAACGGCCCGCCTGTGTTTTCCTCGGCGGATTCGGGCTTATCCGGCATCTCTCGTCCTTCCAGCGGGAAAATGGAACCCCAGTCCAAAGCACTGGAGCCTGGCGAGTTTTTTCCGAACGTCGTCGCCAGCCAAGAGAGTCTAAACAGTTCCTCGGTAGGAAAATCTGACTCCGAAATTAAATTTAGCATTGATTACATTCTCTCGGCCCCAGACCCACTCCCTGTGCTGAGGTCGCCGTATCACGTGCAAGACAACAAATTCCCCTTCTTGGATTCTCCGCACATCAGTCTCCAGTTCTGGACAATGTGA